One window from the genome of Cyclobacterium amurskyense encodes:
- a CDS encoding Gfo/Idh/MocA family protein produces the protein MIGIGIIGAGNFSSRHIEAIEKIPSLSLKVICRRDAASLALLTDKYKLKGVTDYHQIINNPEIDAVLIATPHHLHTQIALEAAATGKHILLEKPMASTYSDCKAIYEACEKSGVKLMIGQVAQFSPSFIAAKKCIASGEIGEIFMTKATSISFWKHGDRKDWHLKKASGGGYLLTVAIHQLDALCALIPSEVSRVYATMTNVFHEDEVDDGGVILLDFKNGQKASLHYSGFKNGVNDICIDFNGDKGSLKIDNTKGAFLGKDQNYQLLPASFSKDWMNEALVQQWEEFSNAIIENREPAASGRQTLKVMEVVFAAFDSASKGDPISLH, from the coding sequence ATGATAGGTATAGGAATTATAGGCGCAGGGAATTTTAGCTCAAGACATATTGAGGCCATAGAAAAAATCCCTTCATTGTCTTTGAAAGTTATTTGTAGAAGAGATGCGGCTTCTTTAGCCCTGCTTACAGACAAATACAAACTCAAGGGAGTCACAGATTACCATCAGATAATTAATAACCCAGAAATAGACGCTGTCCTTATAGCTACTCCTCACCATTTGCACACACAGATTGCGCTTGAGGCAGCTGCAACAGGTAAGCATATTTTGCTGGAAAAGCCCATGGCTTCAACCTATTCAGATTGTAAAGCCATTTATGAAGCTTGTGAAAAATCAGGGGTAAAGTTAATGATAGGGCAAGTAGCCCAATTTTCTCCATCATTTATAGCTGCGAAAAAATGCATCGCTTCAGGTGAAATAGGTGAAATATTCATGACCAAAGCGACCTCAATATCCTTTTGGAAACATGGAGATCGGAAGGATTGGCATTTGAAGAAGGCCTCCGGGGGCGGGTATTTGCTCACCGTAGCCATTCATCAACTTGACGCCCTTTGTGCATTGATTCCCTCTGAGGTTAGTCGGGTGTACGCTACAATGACCAATGTTTTTCATGAAGATGAGGTAGATGATGGCGGAGTAATTTTACTGGACTTTAAAAATGGGCAGAAAGCATCCCTGCATTACTCTGGGTTTAAAAATGGTGTAAATGATATTTGCATTGATTTTAATGGGGATAAAGGGAGTTTGAAAATAGACAATACCAAAGGTGCTTTCTTGGGAAAGGATCAAAATTATCAACTTCTCCCAGCTTCATTTTCCAAGGATTGGATGAATGAAGCATTGGTTCAACAATGGGAGGAGTTTTCGAATGCCATCATAGAAAATAGAGAGCCAGCAGCATCTGGTAGGCAGACTTTAAAAGTCATGGAAGTAGTATTTGCTGCTTTTGACTCTGCTTCTAAAGGGGACCCAATAAGTCTACACTAA
- a CDS encoding sodium:solute symporter family transporter: MNSALEKSLFVSLFLIFVVFQAVSKEVKWEELPSIPDKEGFAGMFAGVSNGALLVGGGANFPDKRPWEGGEKVWYEEIFFMESKKTGWVLSAQKLPQPLAYSVSGSYNDKVWVIGGNDAQGHTSLVISLTYRNGEVVLENDYPQLPVPLASMTGTIVNGVFYVLGGQKTPTGLAEAKFYFLDLKKKRSEMKWEEGPQFPGEARIQAVAASHKEAFYIFSGFGLFKNADESLGRTLLKDAYKFTPGDLPNQGTWKKLEDLPRGVAAAPSPAFSLGGDHILIAGGLDEKTLLHTDPASHPGFLDKMLAYNTNAEEWVEMGDMPEGTSRVTAPSTYWEGYWVVPNGEKGPGVRSPKVMALETQNPFGWANWTTLGAYLACMLGIGFYFSKRENTTTEYFLAGKRIPWWAAGLSIYGTQLSAITFMAVPVIVYATNWRLAVGSFMILAIVPLIIKYYLPFFRRLNITTAYQYLELRFDIRVRLLGSLTFILLQLARMGVVLYLPAIAISSVTNMDIFLCIAIMGVFSTIYTVMGGMEAVIWTDVIQVVVLLGGALLSIFIAIANIEGGFPTVIEVGMEFEKFKLIDWSWDYTQLVFWVAIIGFFFLNLIPYSSDQVVIQRYLTVKDEKEAEKSLWTNGLITIPGIFLFFGLGTVLFVYYLTNPEKIGSANPEELLPYYIVAELPIGIAGLVIAGIFAASMSSLDSSMNSIATAYITDIHKYIKPGLKDREYLKLAKTITIIMGVFGTLTAVWIAATEVGFIFDLFQKLLGMIGGCLAGVFILAIFSQRANSLGVIIGTLSGAGITFLVSKFTDVNGYLYGAIGVLSCVIIGFLFSLIFPNSKSQPQGLTFKSIIKK, translated from the coding sequence ATGAATTCAGCTCTGGAAAAATCCTTATTTGTCAGCCTATTTTTAATATTTGTAGTTTTTCAAGCAGTTAGTAAAGAAGTGAAATGGGAGGAATTACCTTCCATTCCGGATAAAGAGGGATTTGCGGGTATGTTTGCCGGAGTAAGTAACGGTGCCTTATTGGTAGGTGGAGGAGCTAACTTTCCAGATAAAAGGCCTTGGGAAGGTGGAGAGAAAGTATGGTATGAGGAGATCTTCTTTATGGAAAGCAAAAAGACTGGCTGGGTACTTTCCGCGCAAAAGCTACCTCAACCTCTCGCTTATTCAGTTTCAGGAAGTTATAATGATAAGGTATGGGTAATAGGTGGGAATGATGCTCAGGGGCACACTAGTTTGGTTATTAGCCTGACTTATAGGAATGGAGAAGTAGTTTTGGAAAATGATTATCCCCAGCTACCTGTGCCTTTGGCGAGCATGACGGGCACTATTGTGAATGGTGTGTTTTATGTGTTGGGGGGACAGAAAACGCCTACCGGTCTTGCAGAAGCTAAGTTTTATTTTCTTGATTTAAAGAAAAAAAGGAGCGAGATGAAGTGGGAAGAAGGGCCTCAATTTCCGGGAGAAGCCAGGATCCAAGCCGTGGCCGCTTCACATAAAGAGGCTTTTTATATTTTTAGTGGTTTTGGGCTGTTTAAAAATGCAGACGAAAGTTTAGGCAGAACATTGCTAAAGGATGCTTATAAGTTTACACCCGGAGATCTACCCAATCAAGGGACTTGGAAGAAATTAGAAGATTTGCCTAGAGGAGTTGCCGCAGCACCTTCACCGGCTTTCAGTCTGGGAGGAGATCATATTTTAATTGCAGGAGGTTTGGATGAAAAAACCTTATTGCATACAGATCCTGCAAGCCATCCTGGCTTTTTGGATAAAATGCTGGCTTACAATACCAATGCTGAGGAATGGGTGGAAATGGGAGATATGCCAGAGGGTACATCCAGAGTGACTGCTCCTTCTACTTATTGGGAAGGTTATTGGGTAGTTCCAAATGGGGAAAAAGGACCTGGAGTTAGGTCGCCTAAGGTGATGGCTTTAGAGACGCAAAACCCATTTGGATGGGCCAATTGGACTACCTTAGGGGCTTATTTGGCCTGTATGCTCGGAATTGGTTTTTATTTTTCCAAAAGAGAAAATACGACCACGGAATATTTCCTTGCCGGAAAGCGAATTCCATGGTGGGCCGCAGGCTTGAGTATATATGGTACCCAATTAAGTGCCATTACCTTTATGGCAGTTCCTGTCATCGTATATGCCACCAATTGGCGCTTGGCAGTTGGTTCATTTATGATTTTAGCGATCGTACCCTTAATCATTAAATATTATCTACCTTTTTTTAGAAGACTAAACATTACCACGGCCTATCAATACTTGGAATTACGATTTGATATCAGGGTTCGTTTGTTAGGAAGTCTGACCTTTATTTTGCTTCAATTGGCCCGAATGGGAGTAGTGCTTTATCTTCCTGCCATTGCAATTTCGTCGGTTACCAATATGGATATTTTTCTATGCATTGCCATTATGGGTGTGTTCAGTACCATTTATACCGTAATGGGAGGCATGGAAGCTGTAATTTGGACTGATGTAATTCAGGTTGTGGTATTGCTAGGGGGAGCGCTTCTTTCCATTTTCATAGCAATAGCCAATATAGAAGGAGGTTTTCCTACTGTGATAGAGGTGGGAATGGAATTTGAGAAGTTTAAGCTTATAGACTGGTCATGGGATTATACACAGCTTGTTTTTTGGGTGGCCATTATAGGCTTTTTCTTTTTAAATTTAATCCCTTATTCTTCAGATCAAGTGGTGATTCAGAGGTATTTGACCGTGAAAGATGAAAAAGAGGCGGAGAAGAGCTTATGGACAAATGGTCTTATCACTATTCCAGGTATATTTTTGTTTTTTGGCTTGGGAACTGTTCTCTTCGTCTACTACCTTACCAATCCTGAAAAAATAGGTAGCGCTAATCCTGAGGAGCTTTTACCCTACTATATTGTTGCTGAACTTCCGATAGGAATTGCAGGCTTGGTCATAGCCGGGATCTTTGCTGCGAGTATGTCATCTCTAGACAGTAGCATGAACAGTATCGCAACTGCCTATATTACGGATATCCACAAATACATAAAACCTGGACTCAAAGACAGAGAATACTTGAAATTAGCTAAGACAATAACCATAATTATGGGTGTTTTTGGCACCTTGACAGCTGTCTGGATTGCAGCTACTGAGGTAGGTTTTATCTTTGATTTGTTTCAGAAGTTATTAGGGATGATTGGAGGCTGTTTGGCCGGAGTTTTTATTCTAGCGATCTTCAGTCAAAGGGCCAATTCTCTTGGGGTGATTATTGGCACTCTTTCAGGTGCAGGTATTACTTTTCTGGTAAGCAAATTCACAGATGTTAATGGATACCTCTATGGAGCTATAGGAGTATTGAGTTGTGTGATAATTGGATTCCTCTTTAGTTTGATCTTCCCCAACAGCAAAAGTCAACCACAGGGGCTGACCTTCAAGTCAATAATTAAAAAGTAA
- a CDS encoding Do family serine endopeptidase — protein MNRKQFFLGIVLASLIGGLVAVLGVGFLQTNQESSTNFTEKQNTSLVNWLNDDKFVVPEGINFVASAAQVTPAVVHVRSTVTMSRSQQGVDPMEELFGFRSPRGESKPREGRSTGSGAIISEDGYIVTNNHVIENASKVEITLEDNRRFTARVIGTDPTTDLALLKIEANNLPFIPFGSSDQAQIGEWVLAVGNPYELNSTVTAGIISAKSRNIGILRDESNLQVESFIQTDAAVNPGNSGGPLVNLNGEIIGINTAIASRTGGFSGYSFAVPSSIAKKVMDDLLEFGAVQRGLLGVVIRDVNADLQESIGEEIKADRGVFVEEVREGSGGEEAGLQRGDIIIGIDGADTYTTSSLQERVARKRPGDKINVKFLRDGKEMTTTATLKNVSGDTKVVVKVLPKITEFEGVVFEDLKADYKERLELEGGATITSIDNKLWKDVGVQEGFIITKIGRTKILSGEDVIKALKNYKGEEVIILGVYPNGQRSYYELDL, from the coding sequence ATGAATAGAAAACAGTTTTTCCTGGGAATCGTGCTAGCTTCTTTAATTGGAGGATTAGTAGCTGTGCTTGGTGTTGGGTTTTTACAAACAAATCAAGAATCATCTACAAACTTTACTGAAAAGCAAAATACCAGTTTGGTGAATTGGCTTAATGATGACAAGTTTGTGGTTCCAGAAGGGATTAATTTTGTGGCTTCAGCAGCCCAGGTAACGCCAGCTGTTGTTCATGTCAGGAGTACAGTGACGATGAGTAGAAGCCAGCAAGGGGTAGACCCAATGGAGGAGTTATTTGGCTTCAGGTCCCCTAGAGGCGAGTCTAAGCCTAGAGAAGGCAGAAGTACAGGTTCTGGTGCAATTATCTCTGAAGATGGATATATCGTAACCAATAATCACGTAATTGAGAATGCCTCCAAGGTAGAAATTACATTGGAAGACAATAGAAGGTTTACGGCCAGGGTTATCGGTACAGATCCAACAACAGATCTTGCTTTATTAAAGATTGAAGCTAATAATTTACCTTTTATTCCTTTTGGTTCCTCTGATCAGGCTCAAATTGGAGAATGGGTTTTGGCAGTAGGTAATCCATATGAATTGAATTCAACGGTCACTGCGGGTATTATAAGTGCAAAATCAAGAAATATTGGAATTCTTAGAGATGAGAGTAATTTACAAGTTGAGTCCTTTATTCAAACGGATGCTGCTGTAAACCCTGGCAACTCAGGAGGTCCTTTGGTAAATCTTAATGGTGAAATTATTGGTATCAATACAGCCATAGCCTCCAGAACTGGTGGCTTTAGCGGATATTCTTTTGCAGTTCCAAGTAGCATTGCTAAAAAGGTGATGGATGATCTTTTGGAATTTGGAGCTGTTCAAAGAGGCTTATTAGGCGTGGTTATTAGGGATGTAAATGCAGACCTTCAAGAATCAATAGGTGAGGAAATCAAAGCAGACAGAGGAGTGTTCGTTGAGGAAGTTAGAGAAGGTAGTGGAGGAGAAGAAGCTGGTTTGCAAAGAGGCGATATTATCATTGGCATTGATGGAGCAGATACCTACACTACTTCTTCTCTTCAGGAAAGAGTAGCAAGGAAGCGACCTGGTGACAAAATCAATGTTAAATTCCTCCGTGATGGTAAAGAAATGACTACTACAGCTACACTTAAGAATGTTTCAGGTGATACCAAGGTGGTAGTTAAGGTACTCCCTAAAATCACTGAGTTTGAAGGTGTGGTATTTGAAGACTTAAAAGCGGATTATAAAGAAAGGCTTGAATTGGAGGGTGGAGCAACAATTACCTCTATAGATAACAAGTTATGGAAAGATGTTGGTGTTCAGGAAGGCTTTATTATCACTAAAATAGGTAGAACCAAAATCCTTAGTGGTGAAGATGTGATCAAAGCCCTTAAAAATTATAAAGGCGAAGAGGTAATCATTTTGGGAGTTTATCCAAATGGACAGCGCTCTTACTATGAGCTGGATTTATAA
- a CDS encoding GIY-YIG nuclease family protein: MDCHFYILFSASKNRYYIGATCDDLKERVRKHNSNHKKGFTGTVNDWKVVYSEDFKTKEEAFFREREVKRWKSRKKIETLISSK, translated from the coding sequence ATGGACTGCCACTTTTATATATTGTTTTCCGCATCCAAAAACCGATATTATATCGGAGCGACCTGCGATGATCTTAAAGAGAGAGTCCGCAAGCATAATTCCAACCATAAGAAAGGCTTTACCGGAACAGTGAATGACTGGAAGGTGGTTTATTCTGAAGACTTTAAAACTAAAGAAGAAGCCTTTTTCAGAGAGCGAGAAGTTAAAAGATGGAAAAGCCGGAAGAAGATTGAGACGCTTATAAGTTCAAAATGA